A genomic segment from Myxococcales bacterium encodes:
- a CDS encoding nitronate monooxygenase, translated as MNLSTPLSKKLGLKYPFVAAPMFLISNKEMIVACAEAGILGCMPSLNARTAEKLREDLAWIRARTDRAFGINITMGLTAKERVEADMALCLEFEVPVLLTSYGNPTELAKRAHEHGRLVFHDVIGLAHGKKAVAAGVDGIIAVSAGAGGHAGRISPFVLVPWLKAELGVPILAAGCISDGRQVVASLALGADLCYLGTRFIASTECGAATAYKDKVVSAGPEDIVYTDAVSGIHANFFKDTVPEGFTPDHSPEGAKRWKDIWSAGQGVGLIHAVKPISEIVEDLAREAHDAYRAMGA; from the coding sequence ATGAATCTCTCGACGCCCCTCTCCAAGAAGCTCGGTCTCAAATACCCCTTCGTCGCTGCGCCGATGTTCCTCATCTCCAACAAGGAGATGATCGTGGCGTGCGCCGAGGCGGGCATCCTGGGCTGCATGCCTTCACTGAACGCGCGCACGGCGGAGAAGCTGCGCGAAGACCTCGCGTGGATCCGGGCCCGCACCGATCGCGCCTTCGGCATCAACATCACCATGGGTCTCACGGCCAAAGAGCGCGTGGAAGCCGACATGGCCCTGTGTCTCGAGTTCGAGGTGCCGGTCTTGCTCACGAGCTACGGCAACCCCACGGAGCTCGCGAAGCGCGCCCATGAGCACGGCCGGCTCGTGTTCCACGACGTCATCGGGCTCGCCCACGGAAAAAAGGCCGTCGCGGCAGGCGTCGACGGCATCATCGCTGTCTCCGCCGGCGCCGGCGGTCACGCGGGTCGAATCTCCCCCTTCGTGCTGGTGCCCTGGCTCAAAGCCGAGCTTGGCGTGCCCATCTTGGCAGCGGGGTGCATCTCCGATGGCCGTCAGGTCGTGGCGAGCCTCGCGCTCGGCGCGGACCTTTGTTACCTCGGCACGAGGTTCATCGCGTCGACCGAATGCGGCGCGGCGACGGCGTACAAAGACAAGGTCGTCTCGGCGGGCCCCGAAGACATCGTCTACACGGACGCCGTCTCGGGCATCCACGCGAACTTCTTCAAGGACACCGTTCCCGAAGGCTTCACGCCTGATCACAGCCCCGAAGGCGCAAAGCGCTGGAAGGACATTTGGAGCGCTGGCCAGGGCGTCGGGCTGATCCACGCCGTCAAGCCCATCTCTGAAATCGTCGAAGACCTCGCCCGCGAGGCCCACGACGCCTACCGCGCCATGGGCGCATGA